One window of the Eucalyptus grandis isolate ANBG69807.140 chromosome 8, ASM1654582v1, whole genome shotgun sequence genome contains the following:
- the LOC104456756 gene encoding transcription factor AS1 gives MATSNGGYLHANNNPPAPSPTLLPPWLSNSNENPTLRPPSPSVTLSLSPSTVAATPIPWLQPHASSLTLANSLSRGPGPASGENALFSELVECSRELEEVQRAMAAHRKEAAWGMRRTEMQLESERARRRREKVEEIEAKINALREEQKVSLERIEAEYREQLAGLRREAEAKEQKLADQWAGKHVRLSKFVEQIGYRPRIAEPSGR, from the coding sequence ATGGCGACTTCGAATGGTGGATATCTTCATGCCAATAACAATCCTCCCGCCCCCTCCCCGACTCTACTTCCTCCATGGCTCTCCAACTCCAACGAGAATCCGACCCTCAGGCCGCCCTCCCCATCTGTCACCCTGAGCCTCTCTCCTTCAACAGTCGCCGCCACTCCAATCCCGTGGCTCCAACCCCATGCTTCCTCTTTGACTCTAGCTAACTCCCTCTCTCGTGGGCCTGGCCCCGCCTCTGGAGAGAATGCACTGTTCTCTGAGCTCGTGGAGTGCTCGAGGGAGCTGGAGGAAGTACAGCGCGCCATGGCGGCCCACAGGAAGGAGGCAGCGTGGGGGATGAGGAGGACGGAGATGCAGCTGGAGTCAGAGCGGGCCCGGCGGAGGAGGGAGAAAGTGGAGGAGATTGAGGCGAAGATCAACGCCCTCAGGGAGGAGCAGAAGGTGAGCTTGGAGAGGATCGAGGCGGAATACAGGGAGCAGCTGGCGGGTCTCCGGAGGGAAGCGGAGGCTAAAGAGCAGAAGCTGGCTGACCAGTGGGCTGGGAAGCACGTCCGGCTTTCAAAGTTCGTCGAGCAAATCGGGTACCGGCCAAGGATCGCCGAGCCAAGCGGGCGCTGA
- the LOC104456757 gene encoding pectinesterase inhibitor 6, which produces MTVASVMSNLVALLLLLWLTNVAARGRGPSYVQEACSVTQYRELCVRSLASFSGSAKRSPSRWARAGVSVSLSEVKNAGRYLEKVYTSRSLRGRNRAALSDCLECFQDAVDNLHKSLGLLRMLTRNDFNDRMSDLLTWMSAALTDEDTCLDGFEGQTGGRAVRAIHNRVQRVTYYTSNALALANKLASTGEPA; this is translated from the coding sequence ATGACAGTGGCCAGTGTGATGAGTAACCTCGTCGCGCTCCTGTTGTTGCTTTGGCTTACTAACGTCGCCGCGCGGGGTCGTGGACCCAGCTATGTCCAAGAAGCGTGCAGCGTGACGCAATACCGTGAGCTCTGCGTCCGGTCGCTGGCATCGTTCTCGGGCAGTGCCAAGAGGAGCCCCAGCAGGTGGGCGAGGGCCGGGGTCTCCGTGTCGCTGAGCGAGGTCAAGAACGCCGGCCGGTACTTGGAGAAGGTGTACACTTCCAGGTCGTTGAGAGGGAGGAACAGAGCCGCCCTCTCGGACTGCCTGGAGTGCTTCCAGGACGCCGTAGACAACCTCCACAAGTCGCTCGGGTTGCTAAGGATGTTGACCAGGAACGACTTCAACGACCGGATGAGCGATCTCCTGACGTGGATGAGCGCCGCGCTGACCGACGAGGACACCTGCTTGGATGGGTTCGAAGGGCAGACGGGAGGCCGAGCGGTGAGGGCGATCCACAACAGGGTCCAGAGGGTCACGTACTACACCAGCAACGCCCTGGCTCTTGCCAACAAGCTTGCATCCACCGGTGAACCTGCCTAA
- the LOC104456758 gene encoding mitochondrial zinc maintenance protein 1, mitochondrial, with protein sequence MLRGEALSAYRALLRATRRTFPGDALMLSESAAEIRGKFEANRHVASEADIRRLLDDAREASRFISTMIVQAKLDSNGAYVVKPSKEHAGATLEIPSEELLREKV encoded by the exons atgctgcGAGGAGAAGCGCTGAGCGCGTACCGGGCTCTGCTGCGAGCCACGCGGCGGACGTTCCCCGGAGACGCCCTGATGCTGTCGGAGTCGGCGGCGGAGATCCGGGGCAAGTTCGAGGCGAACCGCCACGTCGCCTCCGAGGCCGACATCCGCCGCCTCCTCGACGACGCCCGCGAGGCCTCTCGCTTCATCTCCACCATGATCGTCCAGGCCAAGCTCGATTCCAACGGCGCTTACG TGGTGAAACCTTCCAAAGAGCATGCTGGGGCAACCCTGGAAATTCCTTCGGAAGAACTCTTGCGGGAGAAAGTATAA